The following proteins come from a genomic window of Anabas testudineus chromosome 3, fAnaTes1.2, whole genome shotgun sequence:
- the foxf1 gene encoding forkhead box protein F1: protein MTAEVQQPPAQTPAQSSPMSAPEKPHGQTAVMETASSTTKTKKTNAGIRRPEKPPYSYIALIVMAIQSSPTKRLTLSEIYQFLQSRFPFFRGSYQGWKNSVRHNLSLNECFIKLPKGLGRPGKGHYWTIDPASEFMFEEGSFRRRPRGFRRKCQALKPMYSMMNGLGFNHIPESYNFQGSGGGLSCPPNSLSLDSGIGMMNGHLAGNMEGMGLSGHSMSHLSTNSGHSYMGSCTGSTGSDYPHHDNSASPLLTSGGVMEPHPVYSSSASAWASAPSASLNNGASYIKQQPLSPCNPGANPLQPSLPTHSLDQPYLHQNGHSTTDLQGIPRYHSQSPSMCDRKEFVFSFNAMTSSAMHSPGSGSYYHHQQVSYQDIKPCVM, encoded by the exons ATGACGGCAGAAGTCCAGCAGCCCCCAGCGCAGACTCCTGCCCAGAGCAGCCCGATGTCTGCTCCGGAGAAGCCGCACGGACAGACGGCGGTGATGGAAACCGCCTCCTCCACCACGAAAACCAAAAAGACAAACGCAGGGATTCGTCGACCAGAGAAACCCCCTTATTCATACATAGCTTTAATAGTCATGGCTATTCAGAGCTCTCCAACCAAGCGCCTGACGCTCAGTGAAATTTACCAATTCCTGCAGAGCCGCTTCCCGTTTTTCAGAGGTTCATACCAGGGATGGAAGAACTCCGTGCGTCACAACTTGTCCCTAAACGAGTGCTTCATAAAACTACCCAAGGGCCTCGGCCGGCCGGGGAAGGGGCACTATTGGACTATCGACCCGGCTAGTGAGTTTATGTTCGAGGAAGGCTCCTTCAGAAGGAGACCCAGGGGTTTCAGGCGCAAGTGCCAGGCGCTGAAGCCCATGTACAGCATGATGAACGGCCTTGGTTTCAACCATATCCCCGAGTCCTACAACTTCCAGGGGAGCGGTGGGGGGCTTTCCTGCCCGCCCAACAGCTTGTCTCTGGACAGTGGGATTGGGATGATGAATGGACACTTGGCAGGTAACATGGAGGGGATGGGTCTGTCCGGACACTCCATGTCACACTTGTCGACCAACAGTGGACATTCGTACATGGGAAGTTGTACAGGATCCACTGGGAGTGATTATCCCCACCACGACAATTCCGCCTCCCCTCTCCTCACCAGCGGGGGAGTCATGGAGCCTCACCCTGTCTACTCGAGCTCAGCCTCGGCGTGGGCTTCGGCTCCCTCGGCCTCGTTGAATAATGGTGCCTCCTACATAAAACAGCAACCTCTTTCTCCTTGTAATCCAGGCGCAAACCCGCTGCAGCCAAGCTTGCCCACACATTCACTAGACCAGCCATACCTGCACCAAAACGGGCACAGTACCACAGATTTACAAG GTATTCCTCGGTACCACTCCCAGTCCCCCAGCATGTGTGACCGAAAGGAGTTCGTCTTTTCCTTCAACGCTATGACGTCCTCAGCGATGCACTCACCGGGCAGCGGCTCGTACTACCACCACCAGCAGGTCTCCTACCAGGACATCAAGCCCTGCGTCATGTGA
- the mthfsd gene encoding methenyltetrahydrofolate synthase domain-containing protein isoform X1 — MEPVIQVNPGATKWDIRQKVWDYIEEKNMANFPRPVHNRIPNFKGAFTACARVSELQAFTQTVEVKVDPDKPLEGARLAVLQAQKTLLVPTPRLRTGLFNRITPPQGASKEQLRTCSTSQGVKDFSVPVGLEAKVKVDLVVVGSVAVSEKGFRIGKGEGYADMEYGMMVSMGAVDESTVVVTVVHDCQVVDIPEELIGSHDLTVDYILTPTRVIKTNCQLPKPQGIIWTKLNTEKLEKIPILKKLRALEEQDGKDVTLGEMPAAAEPSLQTVQPKRQTRQRPRQNTRQDADREPMLDSKQDRGAEEEQKARLRPARVRKESRGEGRGGNEGEVNKRRKGKSGGNMKEKGPEEEGSEVMSQHKVPLSVTTVYLGGIPAGLRVSELKTALREKGAGPLRLTWQGAQHRAFLDYSDPQAAEQALESLQGLNLNGHSLQAELAKSQRGGKRSGQSNRRPRPSAAPKSKTAPPDTKGDVAAKTEQ; from the exons CCCCAACTTCAAG GGTGCTTTTACAGCCTGTGCCAGGGTGTCTGAGCTGCAGGCGTTCACCCAGACAGTTGAGGTGAAGGTGGATCCTGATAAGCCACTAGAGGGGGCCCGGCTGGCGGTGCTACAG GCACAGAAAACTTTACTGGTCCCAACACCTCGTCTTCGTACTGGTCTTTTCAACAGGATTACTCCTCCGCAGGGGGCCAGCAAAGAACAGCTACGCACATGCTCTACATCTCAG GGTGTGAAGGACTTCAGCGTGCCTGTTGGCCTGGAAGCGAAGGTGAAGGTAGACCTCGTTGTGGTTGGCTCTGTGGCGGTGTCAGAGAAAG GCTTTCGGATTGGAAAGGGTGAAGGCTATGCTGACATGGAGTATGGCATGATGGTTTCAATGGGAGCTGTGGATGAGTCTACTGTAGTGGTTACAGTTGTCCATGACTGCCAG GTTGTGGACATTCCAGAGGAACTAATAGGCAGTCATGACCTGACTGTGGACTACATCCTGACACCCACCAGagttattaaaacaaactgcCAGTTACCCAAACCACAAGGAATTATCTGGACTAAg CTGAACACAGAAAAGCTGGAGAAGATCCCCATCCTGAAGAAGCTGCGTGCTCTGGAGGAACAGGATGGAAAGGATGTAACATTGGGGGAGATGCCCGCTGCAGCAGAGCCTAGTCTGCAGACCGTTCAACCCAAAAGGCAAACCAGACAGCGGCCAAGGCAGAATACACGGCAAGATGCTGATAGGGAACCAATGCTGGACTCAAAACaggacagaggagcagaggaagaacaGAAGGCCCGACTTCGCCCAGCTAGAGTTAGGAAAGAaagcagaggagaaggaaggggAGGTAATGAGGGAGAAGTCAACAAGAGACGAAAGGGAAAGAGTGGAGGGAACATGAAGGAGAAGGGCCCAGAGGAAGAGGGGAGTGAAGTCATGTCTCAGCATAAGGTCCCTCTGAGTGTGACCACAGTTTACCTGGGGGGAATCCCGGCTGGGCTGCGTGTTAGTGAGCTGAAAACTGCCCTCAGAGAGAAGGGGGCCGGTCCACTAAGGCTCACCTGGCAGGGAGCTCAACACAGGGCCTTCCTGGACTACAGCGACCCTCAGGCTGCAGAGCAAGCCCTGGAGTCTCTGCAGGGTCTCAATCTGAACGGTCACAGTCTGCAGGCTGAGCTGGCCAAGAGCCAAAGGGGAGGCAAGAGGTCTGGACAATCCAATAGGAGACCAAGACCATCAGCAGCTCCCAAATCTAAAACGGCACCTCCAGATACCAAGGGTGATGTTGCTGCAAAGACTGAGCAGTAA
- the mthfsd gene encoding methenyltetrahydrofolate synthase domain-containing protein isoform X2, whose protein sequence is MEPVIQVNPGATKWDIRQKVWDYIEEKNMANFPRPVHNRIPNFKAATQACNRLADLEVFKSSQTVKVNPDRPQQQARFITLEAQKTLLVPTPRLRTGLFNRITPPQGASKEQLRTCSTSQGVKDFSVPVGLEAKVKVDLVVVGSVAVSEKGFRIGKGEGYADMEYGMMVSMGAVDESTVVVTVVHDCQVVDIPEELIGSHDLTVDYILTPTRVIKTNCQLPKPQGIIWTKLNTEKLEKIPILKKLRALEEQDGKDVTLGEMPAAAEPSLQTVQPKRQTRQRPRQNTRQDADREPMLDSKQDRGAEEEQKARLRPARVRKESRGEGRGGNEGEVNKRRKGKSGGNMKEKGPEEEGSEVMSQHKVPLSVTTVYLGGIPAGLRVSELKTALREKGAGPLRLTWQGAQHRAFLDYSDPQAAEQALESLQGLNLNGHSLQAELAKSQRGGKRSGQSNRRPRPSAAPKSKTAPPDTKGDVAAKTEQ, encoded by the exons CCCCAACTTCAAG GCTGCAACTCAAGCATGCAACAGGCTTGCAGACCTGGAAGTGTTCAAGTCCAGTCAAACTGTCAAAGTAAACCCAGACAGACCGCAGCAGCAAGCACGCTTCATTACTCTTGAA GCACAGAAAACTTTACTGGTCCCAACACCTCGTCTTCGTACTGGTCTTTTCAACAGGATTACTCCTCCGCAGGGGGCCAGCAAAGAACAGCTACGCACATGCTCTACATCTCAG GGTGTGAAGGACTTCAGCGTGCCTGTTGGCCTGGAAGCGAAGGTGAAGGTAGACCTCGTTGTGGTTGGCTCTGTGGCGGTGTCAGAGAAAG GCTTTCGGATTGGAAAGGGTGAAGGCTATGCTGACATGGAGTATGGCATGATGGTTTCAATGGGAGCTGTGGATGAGTCTACTGTAGTGGTTACAGTTGTCCATGACTGCCAG GTTGTGGACATTCCAGAGGAACTAATAGGCAGTCATGACCTGACTGTGGACTACATCCTGACACCCACCAGagttattaaaacaaactgcCAGTTACCCAAACCACAAGGAATTATCTGGACTAAg CTGAACACAGAAAAGCTGGAGAAGATCCCCATCCTGAAGAAGCTGCGTGCTCTGGAGGAACAGGATGGAAAGGATGTAACATTGGGGGAGATGCCCGCTGCAGCAGAGCCTAGTCTGCAGACCGTTCAACCCAAAAGGCAAACCAGACAGCGGCCAAGGCAGAATACACGGCAAGATGCTGATAGGGAACCAATGCTGGACTCAAAACaggacagaggagcagaggaagaacaGAAGGCCCGACTTCGCCCAGCTAGAGTTAGGAAAGAaagcagaggagaaggaaggggAGGTAATGAGGGAGAAGTCAACAAGAGACGAAAGGGAAAGAGTGGAGGGAACATGAAGGAGAAGGGCCCAGAGGAAGAGGGGAGTGAAGTCATGTCTCAGCATAAGGTCCCTCTGAGTGTGACCACAGTTTACCTGGGGGGAATCCCGGCTGGGCTGCGTGTTAGTGAGCTGAAAACTGCCCTCAGAGAGAAGGGGGCCGGTCCACTAAGGCTCACCTGGCAGGGAGCTCAACACAGGGCCTTCCTGGACTACAGCGACCCTCAGGCTGCAGAGCAAGCCCTGGAGTCTCTGCAGGGTCTCAATCTGAACGGTCACAGTCTGCAGGCTGAGCTGGCCAAGAGCCAAAGGGGAGGCAAGAGGTCTGGACAATCCAATAGGAGACCAAGACCATCAGCAGCTCCCAAATCTAAAACGGCACCTCCAGATACCAAGGGTGATGTTGCTGCAAAGACTGAGCAGTAA